A single genomic interval of Camelina sativa cultivar DH55 chromosome 11, Cs, whole genome shotgun sequence harbors:
- the LOC104721330 gene encoding BEL1-like homeodomain protein 6, whose translation MENYPETQFLPGNAMIHMNATVSYSEEFASRERTEANNNVSASQERSRFGQVSQMQDVDQDFDSWRDQASDRNGFQLMSAMAGATTAHLHTGQGLSLSLGSQIHPGIHQSMAPRAEHCRGKEYAIQSFPGGNQNFDVLRTIPNSMYLKAAQQLLDEAVNVRKALKQFQAEGDKNNEKPQETDQNTQDSSTNPPAEISQSERQEMQSKLTKLLSMLDEVDRRYKQYYQQMQIVVSSFDVIAGYGAAKPYTALALQTISRHFRSLRDAISGQILVIRKCLGEQQDGSDGKRVGMISRLKYVDQHLRQQRGFIQPQAWRPQRGLPENSVLILRAWLFEHFLHPYPKDSDKIMLARQTGLSRGQVSNWFINARVRLWKPMVEEIYKEEFTENDSNSSSENTPKRPATDDDEDRAQEFSQDHTKQDQGHDGYGEETCGMVQGSQMDSRRFMAVEPTYHVAEMSRLGRGDVSLTLGLQNSNGHDNVTVMSSEAYNNFSGVDIFENAIPGTELEYINPGSRQNRISSSQLVHDFVA comes from the exons ATGGAGAATTATCCGGAAACACAGTTTCTACCCGGAAATGCAATGATCCACATGAACGCTACAGTTTCTTACTCGGAGGAATTCGCCAGTAGAGAAAGAACTGAAGCTAACAACAATGTCTCAGCCTCACAAGAGAGATCAAGATTTGGTCAAGTTTCGCAAATGCAAGACGTCGATCAAGATTTCGATTCTTGGAGAGATCAAGCGAGTGACAGGAACGGTTTCCAGCTAATGAGCGCGATGGCGGGTGCCACCACAGCGCATCTTCATACCGGTCAGGGATTGTCCCTTAGCCTTGGATCACAGATTCATCCTGGAATCCATCAAAGTATGGCGCCAAGAGCCGAGCATTGCAGAGGCAAAGAGTATGCAATACAGAGCTTTCCTGGAGGGAACCAGAACTTCGATGTTCTGAGAACAATTCCTAACTCAATGTATCTCAAGGCGGCTCAACAGCTTCTTGATGAGGCTGTTAATGTAAGAAAAGCTCTGAAGCAGTTTCAGGCAGAGGGAGATAAGAACAATGAGAAGCCTCAAGAAACGGATCAGAACACTCAAGACTCGAGCACGAATCCTCCCGCTGAAATATCTCAATCAGAGAGACAAGAAATGCAGAGCAAGTTGACAAAACTCTTGTCAATGTTGGATGAG GTGGATAGAAGATATAAGCAATATTACCAGCAGATGCAGATAGTTGTATCCTCGTTCGATGTGATAGCAGGTTATGGAGCGGCTAAGCCATACACAGCACTCGCCCTTCAAACAATTTCTCGCCATTTCCGTAGCCTAAGGGATGCGATATCAGGACAAATCCTCGTGATACGTAAGTGCCTTGGGGAACAACAAGATGGATCAGATGGGAAAAGAGTTGGGATGATAAGCAGGCTTAAGTACGTTGATCAACATTTAAGACAACAAAGAGGTTTTATTCAACCTCAAGCTTGGAGGCCTCAACGTGGTCTACCTGAAAACTCTGTTTTGATTCTTCGTGCTTGGCTCTTTGAGCATTTTCTACACCC TTACCCAAAGGACTCTGATAAGATCATGCTAGCAAGGCAAACGGGCTTGAGCCGCGGTCAG GTTTCAAACTGGTTTATAAATGCGCGTGTGCGTTTATGGAAGCCAATGGTGGAGGAGATATACAAGGAGGAATTCACAGAGAATGATTCCAACTCGTCTTCCGAAAATACACCAAAAAGACCTgctactgatgatgatgaagatcgAGCTCAAGAGTTTTCACAAGATCATACCAAACAGGACCAAGGACATGACGGATATGGTGAGGAAACTTGTGGCATGGTCCAAGGCAGCCAAATGGATAGTCGCCGGTTCATGGCTGTTGAGCCTACATATCATGTGGCTGAGATGTCAAGATTGGGTCGTGGTGATGTTTCTCTGACCTTAGGGCTTCAAAACTCTAACGGACATGATAATGTTACGGTTATGTCTAGTGAGGCCTACAACAACTTTTCCGGGGTAGATATTTTCGAGAATGCCATCCCTGGAACCGAACTGGAGTATATAAACCCCGGGAGTCGCCAGAACCGGATAAGTTCGTCCCAATTGGTACATGATTTTGTAGCTTGA